The following nucleotide sequence is from Barnesiella viscericola DSM 18177.
GCGAGGAAGCCGAGGCAGAGGAGCGAATGTCGTACAAATAGTTTCATATATAATTGGGTTAGGTTCTCTCACGAGTGGGTTGCAAATGTATATCTTCTGAGTTTAATTGCCTAATCGCTTTTTAGTCAACTTGTTAACTTTTGTATAAATTTTCTTTTTGGAGGGACGCTCGAAAAAGCGATATCCCGGGAGAGGCCGATTCGTTTTTCCACGTAATAACAAATTACGGTTCAGAAGGTTTGACTCGGTGACACTATTTATATAAAAAGTCTTTTGTTTAATAAATCGAGCCTGTCGAAGGAGGTAAACTTTTTGAGATTTTTGTGACAGTTGCCCGAGAATTAATAGGTCTCAACAGACCTGCAAACTATTTGTTATAATTCTCGAAAATGCTCTTCTTGACCGCTTGGGCGGCGGCTCGGCAGAGTCCGACCTGAAAACGGTGTTTTCTATGTCGCTACTCTCGACTTTGGCTGATTTTGCTGGATACCGCATCGAGGTGCGGTATGACTTGCGGGTGTCACTTCGCGCTGTGACGTGGGGACCAGTTGGGGAGGCGTATCAAGAGATACAGCCCGGCAGAGTTCAACTCGAAAACTGTGTTTTCATTTGCCACGGCTCTCGCCTTTCACTATCTTTGTAGAAGATAGGAGGCGTCTCAGCATAAAAATCAAGCAAGCCTGTTTTTCTGCTTTCGACTTTCACTATCTTTGCTACCAAATAAAAATGAACGCTATGAGTATATTGAAATCGGGAAAGCCGGTGGGGTTGGCCTGCGACCATGCCGGATATGAGATGAAACAAGTTGTGATGCAGGAACTCGATGCTCGGGGTATTGCTTATAAAGATTTCGGTACCTATTCGACCGACAGTTGCGATTATCCCGACTATGCCCACCCCCTGGCCATTGCCGTGGAGCAGGGCGAGTGCTATCCGGGTATTGCCATTTGCGGTAGCGGCAATGGCATAAACATGACGTTGAACAAGCACCAGGGCATTCGCGCCGCCTTGTGCTGGACCGAAGAGATTGCTTCGCTGGCCCGTCAGCACAACGATGCCAACGTGCTGGTGATGCCCGGTCGGTTCATTTCGGCCGATTTGTGCCGTCGTCTGGTCGACATCTTTCTGAACACCGAGTTTGAAGGCGGTCGCCACCAACGTCGCATCGACAAGATACCGGTGAAGCAATAACGATCGGGGGTTGCAGGATTACCACTCGACCACGACCGAGACGTCGCGAATATCGCCGGTAATGGGAGGTTTCTCTTTTGTCACGATGATCTTGCCGCCGGTGATGGAGGGGAATTGGTGGGTGAGAGCTGTAATGATGCGGCCGGCTACATGCTCGAGCAGTTGCGATGGGTGGGCCATCTCGTCGGCAATAACCTGATAGATGTCGGCATAGTTGACCGTGTCGGTCAGAGCGTCGGAGGTGAGTGCTCGCGAGAAATCGGTATAGAGCGTAGCCTCTACCCTGAAATAGTTGCCCGCTTTCTGTTCCTGCGGCAATACGCCATGATAGGCATAGAAGCGCATGGAGCCGATGTGTATCGCTGTCTTCATAAGAAAAACTTTTGGGTAAAGATAGTGAAAGGCGAGAGTAGAGGCAAGCGGAAATCCTATTTTTGAGGAGGAACCCTAAACTAATATTTCGTCCTGAGAAAAAAGAAGAGGGGAACGAAAAAGTCAACGTTGACTTTTTCGTTCCCCTCGCTGTCTCTTATGGTCGCCCCAGCCTACTTATCACAAGTAGACTGGGCCTGTTGCCTGCGATTGCAGAGCGTGAAATAAGAACTGTTTTTACAGATATGTCTGTGGATTAGAACTCAAAGGCAACCCGTGCCTGAATCGAGTGCAGATTCTTGTCGAGAGACATCGGCAAGTTGTATTGATTGTCTACCTTCTGGTACGAGTAGTTCAGTCTCGTTACGATGTTGTCGGTTACATAGTAGTTCAATCCTACGGTAAACGTATCGGCTTTACCTCCGGCAATACTTTGGTCTTTCAAACCAAAGGAAGC
It contains:
- the folB gene encoding dihydroneopterin aldolase, giving the protein MKTAIHIGSMRFYAYHGVLPQEQKAGNYFRVEATLYTDFSRALTSDALTDTVNYADIYQVIADEMAHPSQLLEHVAGRIITALTHQFPSITGGKIIVTKEKPPITGDIRDVSVVVEW
- the rpiB gene encoding ribose 5-phosphate isomerase B encodes the protein MSILKSGKPVGLACDHAGYEMKQVVMQELDARGIAYKDFGTYSTDSCDYPDYAHPLAIAVEQGECYPGIAICGSGNGINMTLNKHQGIRAALCWTEEIASLARQHNDANVLVMPGRFISADLCRRLVDIFLNTEFEGGRHQRRIDKIPVKQ